Proteins from a genomic interval of Candidatus Neomarinimicrobiota bacterium:
- a CDS encoding sodium:solute symporter family protein encodes MALERTFVILYLLGCIAIGILASRKVLASRDEYWVAGRRIGTWVNAMAIMAALASGGSIIGVMGLAYDRGVPYTLSLFAGAVLGFPLASILVAKPLRNFGKFTITDFLTFRYPHVIFRYLVPTLIVVSFTVYIVAQMKAVGITAQTLLGIPYQQAVTLSAVVFVLYVSIGGMLAITWTDVIQGTLMLLVILGTAFAMMMQNGTPLAIIADASVKAPELGQVANQPLASYLGSFVIWAAAIPVIPHIVMRVFTAKDSGGARLSLNIAMVMYSIMILAAVMVIVPVGKMSFPNLHDADQIFLEVMKNQFPPLVRGLAVAAVIAAVMSTTDALLLACSSAISHDLLGGYLKEHVSEKTENIINVAIVWVVGIAAMIFAYSPPKLITEFYSAAIGMLSAGLFVPVVAGLWWKKANLSGGIASIVLGVGVYLTVQFNPDAPPLAAILYGLPASALAMVVFSQFGPVTSDDIQSKVEGLHR; translated from the coding sequence ATGGCCCTTGAACGGACGTTTGTAATTCTTTATCTCCTGGGATGTATTGCCATAGGTATCCTCGCTTCACGCAAAGTTTTGGCGTCCCGGGATGAATACTGGGTGGCTGGGCGGCGAATCGGGACTTGGGTGAACGCTATGGCCATAATGGCGGCGCTTGCCAGCGGCGGTTCCATCATTGGTGTTATGGGTCTGGCCTACGATCGCGGTGTCCCCTATACCTTGTCACTTTTTGCAGGGGCTGTTCTCGGTTTTCCACTGGCGTCTATTCTGGTGGCAAAGCCGCTCCGTAACTTTGGAAAATTCACTATCACAGATTTTCTCACATTCAGGTATCCCCACGTTATTTTCCGATATCTCGTTCCTACACTCATTGTTGTGAGCTTCACGGTGTACATTGTGGCACAGATGAAAGCGGTGGGAATCACCGCCCAGACATTGCTGGGGATCCCATACCAGCAAGCTGTCACTCTTTCGGCGGTTGTATTTGTTCTTTACGTCTCCATTGGAGGCATGCTGGCCATTACTTGGACAGATGTGATTCAGGGAACCCTTATGCTATTAGTGATACTTGGGACTGCCTTTGCTATGATGATGCAAAACGGGACACCCTTGGCCATCATTGCCGATGCGTCAGTTAAAGCGCCTGAACTGGGTCAGGTAGCCAATCAGCCGCTAGCCAGCTATCTAGGCTCATTCGTTATTTGGGCAGCGGCTATTCCTGTCATTCCTCACATTGTCATGCGGGTGTTTACCGCCAAAGATTCCGGAGGAGCACGGCTGTCTCTCAATATCGCCATGGTGATGTACAGCATTATGATCCTCGCAGCGGTGATGGTAATTGTTCCGGTGGGAAAGATGTCCTTTCCTAATCTTCATGATGCAGACCAAATTTTCCTGGAAGTGATGAAAAACCAGTTCCCTCCCCTTGTAAGGGGTCTTGCAGTGGCAGCGGTCATTGCGGCTGTCATGTCCACCACCGATGCTTTGCTACTGGCTTGCAGCTCGGCCATTTCCCACGACCTTCTGGGTGGTTATTTAAAGGAACACGTTTCAGAGAAAACAGAGAACATAATCAATGTGGCCATTGTCTGGGTTGTGGGTATAGCCGCCATGATTTTCGCCTACTCGCCTCCAAAACTGATCACTGAGTTTTATTCCGCCGCCATCGGTATGCTCAGCGCCGGGCTTTTTGTTCCGGTAGTTGCAGGATTGTGGTGGAAGAAAGCCAACCTTTCTGGTGGTATTGCTTCTATTGTTTTGGGAGTTGGTGTCTATCTTACCGTTCAGTTCAATCCGGATGCCCCGCCTTTGGCAGCTATCCTTTACGGACTGCCAGCGAGCGCTTTGGCCATGGTAGTCTTCAGTCAATTCGGTCCGGTTACCTCTGATGATATCCAGTCTAAAGTAGAAGGTCTCCACCGTTAA
- a CDS encoding thiolase family protein: MIKSVIVDAVRSPIGVKRGRMADNIRPDELTAQILKVLLERNPNLPLQNIEDIILGCGYPEGSQGMLLARSAAILAGIPIETGAKVVNRLCGSSMDAIHQISRAVEIGDLEAGIAAGVEDMFSIPRGGFNPDYHPELEKQNYYIEMGLTAENLAAELNISREDQEAFSIASHEKALAAQAEGRFHHEIVPVELEDGTTVEADEGPRTPDLEKIRSLKPAFFNEGTVTAATSSPLSIGAGAAIVTSRQFAENHSLKVRAEIVSRTVLGVEWERMGIGPLPATEKAVSLAGLSLDDIDVMELNEAFAAQALYVIRKGDWSEEKINLNGGAIALGHPLGCSGVRILTTLINVMEQRKATYGLATMCIGKGQGITTILRRPT; the protein is encoded by the coding sequence GTGATAAAATCGGTCATTGTCGATGCTGTCCGTTCACCTATTGGTGTAAAACGAGGCCGAATGGCAGACAACATCCGTCCAGATGAACTCACAGCTCAAATACTTAAAGTGTTACTTGAAAGAAACCCCAATTTACCTCTACAAAATATAGAAGATATAATTTTGGGATGTGGTTATCCTGAAGGGAGCCAAGGGATGCTTTTGGCCCGCTCAGCGGCGATCCTGGCTGGAATTCCCATCGAGACTGGGGCCAAAGTGGTGAACCGCCTGTGCGGCTCATCTATGGATGCGATTCATCAGATCAGCAGGGCGGTAGAAATTGGTGATCTTGAAGCGGGAATCGCAGCTGGCGTGGAGGATATGTTCAGCATACCAAGGGGCGGCTTCAATCCCGATTACCATCCAGAATTGGAAAAACAGAATTACTATATCGAAATGGGGTTGACGGCGGAGAACTTGGCAGCGGAACTCAACATATCCCGGGAGGATCAAGAGGCCTTTTCCATAGCGTCCCATGAAAAGGCCCTGGCGGCACAAGCCGAAGGCCGCTTCCACCATGAAATTGTCCCCGTGGAATTGGAGGACGGAACAACCGTCGAAGCAGATGAAGGACCCCGTACGCCCGATTTGGAAAAGATTCGGTCATTGAAACCTGCTTTTTTCAATGAAGGTACGGTAACCGCCGCCACAAGTTCACCCTTGTCCATTGGGGCTGGTGCAGCCATTGTCACGAGCCGCCAGTTTGCTGAAAATCATAGTCTGAAAGTTCGGGCTGAGATCGTCTCCCGAACTGTGTTAGGTGTGGAGTGGGAGCGGATGGGTATAGGACCGCTGCCAGCAACTGAAAAAGCGGTTAGCTTGGCTGGTCTCAGTCTAGACGATATTGACGTTATGGAACTGAATGAAGCCTTCGCTGCTCAGGCACTTTATGTTATCAGAAAAGGTGACTGGTCCGAGGAGAAGATTAATCTAAACGGTGGCGCCATCGCCCTGGGACATCCCCTTGGCTGCTCCGGCGTTCGTATCCTGACAACTCTCATCAATGTGATGGAACAGCGGAAGGCGACCTACGGGCTTGCAACCATGTGCATCGGGAAAGGGCAAGGGATCACAACCATTCTTCGCAGACCGACTTAG